The following proteins are co-located in the Micromonospora coriariae genome:
- a CDS encoding polyprenyl synthetase family protein, whose protein sequence is MTVTVAPADASGLRARFDAELAGFLDRQGPDWPDGAPRGVFTALYRFVLAGGKRLRPLFCYWGWRGAGAPDGTPIVVASAALELFHAFALIHDDILDGSDRRRGEPSVHRLFADLHARSSWRGDPEAYGRNTALLCGDLCAAWSDQMFHECGLSTEQVHRGYGVFALMRTEVIAGEYLDLVSGVGDGSVASALTVIRMKAARYTVTRPLQIGAALAGAGPELIAALGEFGDPLGDAFQLRDDVLGVFGDPAVTGKSVLDDLREGKPTVMMALARSAADRPQTARLRELFGNPALDADGAAELRGIIEATGARERIEQMIRVRTEAALAALESAAVAEEARAALVALAAQAIDRRA, encoded by the coding sequence GAGCTGGCCGGTTTCCTGGACCGGCAGGGCCCGGACTGGCCGGACGGCGCGCCACGCGGCGTGTTCACCGCGTTGTACCGGTTCGTGCTGGCCGGCGGGAAACGGCTGCGCCCGCTCTTCTGCTACTGGGGCTGGCGCGGCGCCGGGGCGCCCGACGGCACCCCGATCGTGGTGGCCTCGGCGGCACTGGAGCTGTTCCACGCGTTCGCGTTGATCCACGACGACATCCTGGACGGCAGCGACCGCCGCCGGGGCGAGCCGTCGGTGCACCGGCTCTTCGCCGACCTGCACGCCCGCTCGTCCTGGCGCGGCGACCCCGAGGCGTACGGACGCAACACGGCGCTGCTCTGCGGAGATCTCTGCGCGGCCTGGTCGGACCAGATGTTCCACGAGTGCGGCCTGAGCACCGAGCAGGTGCACCGGGGGTACGGGGTGTTCGCGTTGATGCGTACCGAGGTGATCGCCGGTGAGTACCTGGACCTGGTGTCCGGGGTTGGCGACGGCTCGGTGGCCAGCGCGCTCACCGTGATCCGGATGAAGGCCGCCCGGTACACGGTGACCCGGCCACTGCAGATCGGCGCGGCTCTGGCCGGCGCGGGGCCGGAGCTGATCGCCGCGCTGGGCGAGTTCGGTGACCCGCTCGGTGACGCGTTCCAGCTCCGCGACGACGTGCTGGGCGTCTTCGGTGACCCGGCGGTCACCGGCAAGTCGGTTCTGGACGACCTGCGGGAGGGCAAGCCGACGGTGATGATGGCGCTCGCCCGCAGCGCCGCCGACCGGCCGCAGACCGCCCGGCTGCGGGAGCTGTTCGGCAATCCGGCGCTGGACGCCGACGGCGCGGCGGAGCTGCGCGGGATCATCGAGGCGACCGGGGCCCGGGAGCGCATCGAGCAGATGATCCGGGTCCGGACCGAGGCCGCGCTGGCCGCGCTGGAGAGCGCGGCGGTGGCCGAGGAGGCCCGCGCCGCGCTTGTCGCGTTGGCCGCGCAGGCGATAGACCGCCGCGCCTGA